From Weissella confusa, a single genomic window includes:
- a CDS encoding S1 RNA-binding domain-containing protein, with protein sequence MTHKIGEIISAKVTDENDKYYYAQIDGLTYEIDKSELQKPLKIGGVVTGFAYENEKHNLQITKNIPDVRLGHYAWGEVTDIRRDLGVFVNIGLPNKDVVVSLDELPTIKELWPQRGDKLMITLRIDKKDRLWGELASADILQAVRIPAKPDMKNKQVKATVYRLKMVGTLVITPDYNFGFIHPDERQREPRLGEEVDARVIGVREDGVLNLSLRPRAHEAISDDAAMLLALLQRSSTHSLPFTDKSDPKQIKKYFGMSKSQFKRAVGNLYKQRKITQNENGLFLVEESDGE encoded by the coding sequence ATGACACACAAAATTGGAGAAATCATCTCAGCCAAGGTGACGGATGAGAACGACAAGTATTACTACGCACAAATTGACGGTTTGACATACGAAATCGACAAGAGTGAATTGCAAAAGCCATTGAAGATTGGTGGCGTTGTAACTGGATTTGCATACGAGAACGAAAAGCACAACTTGCAAATCACGAAGAATATTCCTGACGTTCGTCTTGGCCACTATGCATGGGGTGAAGTAACGGATATTCGTCGTGACCTTGGTGTCTTCGTGAATATCGGTTTGCCAAACAAGGATGTGGTTGTGTCACTTGATGAGTTGCCAACAATTAAGGAATTGTGGCCACAACGCGGTGACAAGTTGATGATTACGTTGCGCATTGATAAGAAGGATCGTTTGTGGGGTGAATTGGCCTCAGCTGACATCCTGCAAGCTGTGCGTATTCCAGCTAAGCCTGATATGAAGAATAAGCAAGTTAAGGCGACAGTTTACCGTTTGAAGATGGTTGGAACGTTGGTTATCACACCAGATTACAACTTCGGCTTTATTCACCCGGACGAGCGTCAACGCGAACCACGTCTTGGTGAAGAAGTTGATGCACGTGTTATCGGTGTACGCGAAGATGGTGTGTTGAACTTGTCATTGCGTCCACGTGCTCACGAGGCAATTTCAGATGACGCAGCGATGTTGTTGGCGTTGTTGCAACGTTCATCAACGCACAGCTTGCCATTTACTGATAAGTCAGATCCAAAGCAAATTAAGAAGTACTTTGGTATGTCAAAGTCACAATTCAAGCGTGCAGTCGGAAACTTGTACAAGCAACGTAAGATTACGCAAAACGAGAATGGATTGTTCTTGGTAGAAGAAAGCGACGGCGAATAA